In Bos indicus x Bos taurus breed Angus x Brahman F1 hybrid chromosome 23, Bos_hybrid_MaternalHap_v2.0, whole genome shotgun sequence, a single genomic region encodes these proteins:
- the LY6G5C gene encoding lymphocyte antigen 6 complex locus protein G5c: MYVMEGHAGNQNQTLYIVLLIVLVTMSLVFGQSEIYDQEPIRQKYFNEYLSCYRCLFETKELGCLLGSDTCLVPKGSSCMTLLIKNNSGFETMVSDCRSKEQMSDCSYTRASPVFGFWIFSRCCFQNFCNNPQKRSLYVP; encoded by the exons ATGTATGTTATGGAAGGCCATGCAGGTAACCAGAATCAAACCCTGTACATAGTCCTCTTAATAGTGCTGGTCACGATGAGCTTGGTGTTTG GTCAGTCTGAGATATATGATCAAGAACCCATTAGACAGAAATATTTCAACGAATACCTAAGCTGCTATCGATGCCTCTTTGAGACCAAGGAGTTGGGATGCCTTCTGGGATCTGACACCTGCCTTGTCCCAAAGGGCAGCAGCTGCATGACTCTGCTCATAAAGAACA ACAGTGGTTTTGAGACCATGGTGAGTGACTGCCGCAGCAAGGAACAGATGAGTGACTGCTCATACACCCGCGCCTCTCCAGTGTTTGGCTTCTGGATATTCTCTCGATGCTGCTTCCAGAATTTCTGCAATAACCCTCAGAAGAGAAGCTTATATGTTCCTTAG
- the LY6G5B gene encoding lymphocyte antigen 6 complex locus protein G5b, which translates to MSSASPAPVSEVRTCHLCLLENPAVGCISGSEKCTISSSSPCMVISINYENKARFLIRGCGQHNSYRCQEKLPTYISEYWYSAQCCQYDYCNSWYSPQLQSASPEPLDRSLALPLSQSQILWFYQTLNLSLPLPSFPAGKEPSEGLDPLAGPPMNLSLSIADLRSIYLFLNSSGLLTLPWAGP; encoded by the exons ATGTCTTCTGCTTCCCCAGCTCCTGTGTCTGAAGTCCGGACCTGCCACCTCTGCCTCTTAGAAAATCCTGCTGTAGGATGCATTTCAGGCTCGGAGAAGTGCACTATTAGCAGCTCATCCCCATGCATGGTGATCAGCATCAATTATG AAAACAAAGCTCGCTTCTTAATCCGAGGCTGTGGACAACACAATTCCTACCGCTGCCAAGAAAAGCTCCCCACCTACATCTCAGAGTACTGGTACTCGGCCCAGTGCTGCCAGTATGACTACTGCAACTCCTGGTACAGTCCCCAGCTCCAGAGTGCCTCGCCTGAGCCCCTTGACAGGTCCCTGGCTCTGCCCCTGTCTCAGTCCCAGATCCTGTGGTTCTACCAAACCCTGAACCTGTCACTGCCCCTTCCCAGCTTCCCTGCTGGGAAGGAGCCTTCTGAAGGCCTGGACCCCCTGGCTGGCCCACCCATGAATCTGAGTTTGTCCATTGCTGACCTGCGCAGCATATACTTGTTTCTCAACAGTTCTGGACTTTTGACTCTTCCTTGGGCTGGTCCCTGA